A genomic stretch from Numida meleagris isolate 19003 breed g44 Domestic line chromosome 2, NumMel1.0, whole genome shotgun sequence includes:
- the STEAP2 gene encoding metalloreductase STEAP2 isoform X3, with amino-acid sequence MESISMMGSPKNLNESFLPNVANGIKDASKITVGIIGSGDFAKSLTIRLIRCGYHVVVGSRNPKLAAEFFPHVVDVTHHEDAVTKTNIIFVAIHREHYTSLWDLKHLLIGKILVDVSNNTRVDQYPDSNAEYLASLFPDSLIVKGFNVVSAWSLQLGPKDASRQVYICSNNVQARHQVTELARQLGFIPIDLGALSSSREIENLPLRLFTLWKGPVVIAIGLATFFFIYSFIRDVIHPYVRNQQSDFYKIPIEIVNKTLPIIAITLLSLVYLSGLIAAAYQLYYGTKYRRFPPWLDNWLQCRKQLGLLSFFFAVVHVAYSLCLPMRRSERYLFLNMAYQQVHANVENSWNEEEVWRIEMYISFGIMSLGLLSLLAVTSIPSVNSALNWREFSFIQMKSQAVSTLSISHLSIS; translated from the exons ATGGAATCAATCTCTATGATGGGAAGCCCTAAGAACCTCAATGAAAGTTTTCTACCAAATGTGGCCAATGGCATCAAGGATGCCAGTAAGATCACAGTAGGCATCATTGGAAGTGGAGACTTTGCAAAATCATTGACCATTAGGCTGATCAGATGTGGATACCATGTGGTCGTAGGAAGCAGAAACCCTAAACTTGCTGCGGAGTTCTTTCCCCATGTGGTTGACGTCACTCACCATGAAGATGcagtaacaaaaacaaacatcattTTTGTAGCTATTCATAGAGAACACTACACATCTTTGTGGGACCTCAAGCATTTACTCATTGGTAAAATTCTGGTTGATGTCAGCAACAATACAAGAGTAGACCAATATCCAGACTCCAATGCAGAGTATTTGGCATCGCTTTTCCCAGATTCCCTAATTGTCAAAGGATTCAATGTTGTTTCAGCTTGGTCACTCCAGTTAGGACCAAAGGATGCCAGCAGACAG GTCTATATATGCAGTAACAATGTTCAGGCTCGCCATCAAGTTACTGAGCTTGCTCGTCAGCTCGGTTTTATTCCTATTGATTTGGGGGCATTGTCATCTTCAAGAGAGATCGAAAACTTACCTCTGCGACTCTTCACACTGTGGAAGGGGCCTGTGGTGATTGCCATTGGTCtggcaacatttttcttcatctactCCTTCATCAGAGACGTAATCCATCCATACGTGAGAAATCAACAGAGTGACTTTTACAAGATCCCCATTGAGATTGTGAACAAGACTCTACCAATCATTGCCATCACTTTACTCTCTCTTGTCTATTTATCAGGACTTATTGCAGCTGCTTATCAGCTTTACTATGGCACTAAGTACAGGCGATTTCCACCTTGGCTGGATAACTGGCTCCAGTGTCGAAAGCAGCTTGGACTGCtcagttttttctttgcagtggtGCATGTGGCATACAGCCTTTGCTTACCTATGAGGAGATCAGAGCGATACTTGTTCCTCAATATGGCATATCAACAG GTTCATGCAAATGTTGAAAATTCCTGGAACGAGGAAGAAGTGTGGCGAATTGAGATGTATATCTCCTTTGGAATAATGAGTCTTGGGTTGCTTTCTTTGCTGGCAGTAACTTCTATCCCTTCAGTCAACAGTGCCTTAAACTGGAGGGAGTTCAGTTTTATTCAG ATGAAGAGTCAGGCAGTCAGCACACTGTCAATTTCTCACCTCAGCATTTCTTAA